The window TGGTCTCTTCCTATATATAGTGTGCTGCTTGCTGTAAAAATGGAAAGACAAGTAACACAACATACTGAGCAGTAAAATAATCATGTACCCAGTTTTTCcttcacagaaaaaaaaaaaagaaaaagaaaaagctctTCTCTTTCTGTATAAAAAAGTTTTGGAGCATTGGTGTTCTTTGGTTTGGAGATCCTTCGCTGCACACGATTGATCTGACGGGTTGACGTATCTTGGGAAAGGAGCACATTATAATTTACTACCATGCAGTGaggcgttttctctctaagaacAACGCATAGCGCACTTCAACCCAGGTTTTTTCTAAACtctttgttattatatttattatttgtattaagtattgttataaaaattgtttgtgGATCGATTATATGTGAAATGATTCCACTGCTATGTTTGTTGTTTTGGTttcctaattattttttctaacaaTTAGCACTAAACTAACTATGTTGATGCTAACTATGGGGTGTTCATGAGATAATACTATTCttcttaattaacaaaattgtaactcaaagtaaaaaagaattcaTTATAAAACTTTTTGCCTACCAGATCATTCAACTGTTTGTGCATTGCCTCATTATCAATTTCCATCGTTTGAAGCTGCAAcagtagacaaaaaaaatacaatcagTCAAGGTTGTTCCTTTTTTGGtggatttataaataaataaacagcaGGTGAATATTCAATTTGAATCTCCACCTTTAAAGTAATTTTCCTGTTTTCTTCCTCCAACTCCGTGTTCTTCTTTTGCAGACCTTTCAATTGAGACAATAGAGCACTAAGATCTGTCTGCAAAAGAGTATACGCACAAAAACAACGCAGTTGCAGTTCAAATTTGTTCGATTAAAGATTCCGATTAATTGTTGTTTCAAAGACAATAGAATGAATAAGATGATTAATAaatgatacaaaaaaaaaatgttacctcAGAGAGCCTATTTGCGCTCTCGGATTTGCTCATTCCCGAAGTCtctgaaggaaaagaaaaatagttttgaaTTGCAGAAAATAAGGCACATAGAAATGGaatcatcataataataataaatacacaaTAGGTTCATTCTCGTGGAGGAGAATTCTGACCGGAGGTGCTGGGAACCTGCCCGAGATCTGGTCCCGAAGAGGTTTTGCTCAATCTCTCCGCGGCCCTCTTTTGCCGAATTTCCTCCAACTGAAGAAATTGATCGAAtccagaagaaaataaataaaatgaaacgaGAAGGCAATGAATGGTGATTGACAAAGGTTGTTTGTATTGTACCGTTCGTCGACCAAGAGTTGCATGGCGCGCTTCCATTGTTACAGATGCGATGGGAACGGAATGTTCGTCTGCAAATTCACCTCTCCGCCGAGACGCCGAGTATATAATTTATAGTCTTGAATCTGTTTTAAATATACAAACTGAAAGCATGTTTTTCGAAAACAAATATGTTGTCTGGGTGGTGTAGTTGGTTATCACGCTAGTCTCACACACTAGAGGTCCCCGGTTCGAACCCGGGCTCAGACAAATTATaacgtttatttatttttttaagttaataattaaaacactaactttttataataataacttaagtaaaatacaatttttttctctctatttttttaaatcaagattttattccttttattgaGACATTTTATTTcccattttataaaaatttataattttagttctcttgtttttttattaagacattttatctttcattttttaaaaaaatacataattttaatcttccttttcaaattaaaatttgactatgtaaattttattaacattattagcaattaaataattttaaaaaaatatttttcaaatagataattttaatcttccttttcaaattaaaatttgactatgtaaattttattaacattactagaaattaaataatttaaaaaaaatatatatttttatgtgaaTAATAAATAGTGATGCATGTCAGTCCACTTATCATTTTTGATTGGTTTACATGTACATGTTTTTGCATTAACAGTCATTCAACCcattaaatattacaaaatcaGCTTATTATAATAtagaaattatgataaaatgatgcatcaaagtttaatttatttaaaagttttattgctttttgtttgatcttgtaaAGGTTTAAAGTTGTCTTATGCAAAATTCcttctcctattttttttattacactaaatcgattcatctattttttaatttactatttgaGTTCtcctataataaatatatagtcTTAGTCcctagaattgattttaaccgttGACCATTAGATTTTAAATGTTCACTAGACTAGAAAgttgattaatattttattaaaaaacaagaacttaaaaaaattcttaagaaATAACTAAAATCATGATCCTTCAAGTAATAAGAACAATATTCTATCACTACACTCAAATACTCATTGGAATATTTAGTGCAAAATatgtattaatataagttttatgctaaaataatttaaaattcaatttttttttaatttattatatttttataatcttatatattatatcttaaaatataatatataacattaaattctatttttatataaataagaatatatatttatataagttttattttaattttatatattatgagCCTTTAGAGTTTAGACATAGTTGGGCTTTTGTCAGTAATTATGgattataaaagaataaactGGCCCGTCCAAAAGGCGTGGATCCAACTAAGCCCTTCCTcccagaaaacaaaaataaaaaaataaaacggtATCGGTCTAGGTTAGGTTCCAATATTCGCAACGAGAACGAGAGGAGGGGTTCGGGTGTGAGAGCGAGaatcagaagatgaagaaggaaGACACAGTGAAGCTGATCAGTGCCgaaggttttgaatttgtggTCGACAAAGAAGCTGCAATGGTTTCACAGACCATACATAACATGCTTACTTCTCCAGGTtcgttattatattttattatattatattacccCCTTTTCTCTGCAATTAGGGTTCCaagtttcaaaattataataataatttctttgatAGGGAGTTTCGCTGAGAGGCAGCACGGCGAAGTTACCTTTCCTGAGATCAGCACCACCATTCTCGAGAAGATTTGCCAGTACTTTTATTGGCATCTCCAATTCGCCaggtttttctttctccctcttcGCTATTCACACATTGCCATATACGATGTTATCTTTCGTTTTTCACTTTGACAgctatttgtttttgtaattgaaTATGAATTCTGCTGTATCAAAAGCCTCGGGTGTGTATTTcacaaatcataataatatattatattgggATCAACCAATTACCTTGAAATGCAATAGTAATGGTAGTGAATCCCCCACCCATGGCTACCAATTTGCTTCAAATTAGATCCATGGTTGATGACTTTATGGATGGAAAATGTCAGCGCTTGGTTCTCGGTTAAAAAAGATTTTCCATGAGTATATGCAGTTATAACATATCCTTGACCAGAACACGCAAATTGTGACGTGAGGGTCTAGTATTTAGCATGTTCAACAATTGTTGCTAGTTATTCTGTGCATAAACAATGCACGTtgcattcaattttttatttggtcaAAGCATTGTGAGGTCATTTTGTGTAAACACTATAGTTAGTTTGTTCAATTATTTAATTCTACaaattaattcaatatttttctgAGATGTAAAAGATTAAATGTGCTTTTCTAATGCCTATTTGGATGGTAGTTATCTATGTTATGGAGCATGAACTTTCGTGGAATTTAGTTCTCCATTCAAGAGATGTGGTTTTACATGATTTTATGTGAAATTCGCTCCTTGATGTGCTCTATACTTTCATTTTTGCTCCTTGATGCATGAAGACTCTCATCTCAGTTTGTAAAATTTCAGTAGATTCCTGTGGTGGGATGAGcatgaatgataattttttacgtGTTGAAACTTGGATGTAATAGTTTCCTTTGGGTTGATTAGCTGTAAAGCTTTGATCTGAAATCTCACGTTTTATGCCATGCTAATTTCTATCAAAATAGTTGTATTGACTCGAGTATATTGCTCTTATTAGTGGGAAGGAGACGGAATTTCCCATTGAACCTGAATTAACTCTGGAGCTAATGATGGCTGCCAATTACCTCCATACATAGCATTTTGACTTCCCCAAGGGTGATAGTTCTTCGGCCACATAGTAAGCCTTTATTATTCTCCTGGAGTCTAACCAGTTATAGTAGTTGTTCTTGTCGTTGTGATCTTCGCTGTTTTCACAACTTCATTGTGTCGCTCATGCAGATGGAACTATTGCCTAGTTGGGCATTCAAAGGGAAATCAGCGTATTAGTGTTGCCACTGAAACTATGTCCTTGCTGGAACtaagtatatatgtaatttgtataatttagtGACTGTTAGACTCAGCTTGCAAGACTCTGATGCCGTCGATTGATGTTGCTGTATAAATCAACtggttttaaaattctaatttaatgGGAACATTACCATCTCCCGATAAGGTAAATCATAATGCTCTTGTAATGTCCATTAACAATATAGACATTGTTATCCAaacaaggaaaggaaattcgCTCTACGATCATCTGATGAATATTTCTTTACTTTTACTTTGTACGACAAAGGCCTGGAATGgttgaaaatgaaatggaattCGTCTCACGTTGGACTCTTAAACTTCTATCTTTTCCCACGAGGTAGAAATGAGTTGATAAAACAAAACTTATGGGACTGTTTGGTTAGAAAAaagctatttttatttaattatcaaaaactgatcttattttattttattaaaagtttatataagaaataaggatttttttttttgtttttatttctaatttcccttcacaaattttaaataaaaatcattttctcaAACCTCCATGCTTTGTTTTCATTTCCCTTTCTACCGTACTACGTTATCTATTCTTACTGGCATAATTTAGACAGCAGCATGAAGAAATGGGTCCTTTGCCTCCTACTGCTGTGCGTCTTAATTACATTACTGCAGGTCTCTAATTCCTTAGATACTCGAAATCGTCCCACAACTCCACATTTCTGCAGGCTTGGCATGGAAGGTCTCTGTtctcattattttctttataaaagttaaaaacttcTCTGATTATAAATGGCTTGGAAAAAAATCTGACAATAAGAGTTTAAAAAATCAAGCAGACtgtgttgtaacttgtaagttaAGCATTATTCGCCACTTGGATTTTTTTAGTAGAACAGTAATAAAGTCAGCATTATGTGATAGTGATGGCCTCTTTGATTGATCCCAAAATCTCAATTGCAATTGAGAATTCATTCGTAAAGTATTAACTTGTATTTGTTTAggttttttaaatcaaatttgcGATAActagaattaattttgaaacaaGTGAAAGTTTTTATCAATGGtattttgtaatcaattaatcatttatatttacactttaaatttatctagttttaaaatattatttttaaacaataaattattttactctctctttcaaatttgttttatCAAAATCTAAAACAATTACCCTGAATCCGGTTAATTTCTAACCGTCTTGGGATCAGTGTTATTGAacccaattatatatatatatatatatatattctaatttgtTTGTTATCTACAATTTTAaatgcatgattttttttatatattgtattgAAGTTTAAATCTATGAtttcatacatattattttaacCTTCACTGTTAGGCCGATATGGTTTTCAAATTCATGATTGATAATGATAAGTAATAAAAGTAGTTTTTACACACTTTTTAACATACTTTAAAGTGAATTTCATATTTTCCTCATCGGATAATCTTAGCGTACCTCTATTTCCTGATGTCTACGTACAAATACAATTCACTAAATAGCAAAAAtatggcaaaaaaatattttgataacatTCATCAATCATAATCTGGTGCAAAAagcataaatacatttttttcgatTCATAATATGAAGttattttgaaacataaatGGGAAAACTAGACATGCACTTTGTAAGTAAGTAATTTATTCTTGTGGAGCCGTCCTGATGAGATCATATTTGAACTAGATTGTGAAAAGATCGAGTCAGATTTAATTTAGATGCAATCACATCGTAGTGTTTCACAATTTGTGCTAATGTGCTTAGATAGGGTACCGTGCAAGTAGCAGCATTACGAAAAGTAGACTTTCCTGGTTGTTGCGGGTTGCCTAAGGAAAAAGCTTGTTTCCTAAGGAAAAGCTTGATGCCTAGGCTTAACTATGAACTGCCttaagaattaagatatcaTGTAAGCATGTGCGTGGACGGTGGTAGTAgttaatgattaatttgattGACTTCAGAAAAATACTGATCACTAAACAACAAGTTTATCTCTATTATTTTTTCCCTCTATTTTGATACTAGTTTAATTATCCTATGGTTGGTATTCACAGAAATGTTCCTCATGAGTTACACTTGACAAGCAAAGAAAAAGTCTCTCATAAGCATACACCATTTTTGTGGCAGTGAACAATTGCACACCTCTTTGCAAGGCAACATGACCTTTCTTGTCTAGAACTTCCCTCCCACTAACCCATAACTCATATATGGCCTTCTTTAGAGCACTCACCGTTGGTGCAAATGTATAACCCATTTCATTGCCAACAATTACAGATCCTATAATGCTTGCAAGCCTAGTGGCCATTACTGGCTTCCCAGTCAGCATGGCTTCTAGCAAAGTGTGATCCAAACCTTGTGCTCTTAAAGTGGGGTTTACAAAAACGTCAATAGCATTATAAAAAGAGGCCAATTCAGCTTGCTCCAATGGCCCCAAAACCAACATATTTGCCCCAAGATCTGTGTATCTTGCACCCCAAGGACCATCTCCTGCAACCACAACCATGCTACTCTCTTGGAAAGTGCTATTTTCTTCAATTATCTGCTTCAATGCCTCAAACATCAAAGGGTGTCCCTTGTCCTTGACCAACCTCCCAGCTAGTCCTATCACCAATGACTTCGAATCCGGAATGCCATGCCTCTTCTTGAAGTCCTTCCCCTTTGAAACATTTGGCCTAAAAATGTGTTGGTCCACACCATTGAGAATAATATGGACCCTTTCTTCTGGAATCATGTAGACCCTCTTTAGGATATCACCTGCATGATCACTAGTGGCAACATGATGCGCATAATTTGGGAAGAACTTGACCTCTTCAACAACCTTCACAGCTCTTTCAGTCAAAGCCTTTGTCTGTGGTTCTTGGGGGGTTCTAAGGAGTTCTTGAATGATGTCAGAATGAAAGGTCTCGTATGCGATTCCGTGCCAAGTGACAGCCAAATTAGTAACATATCGAGATCGCGTGTACCTAAGTCCAACACTCTCAGTGTGAACAATGTCAAAGGGTTTACTAGTTGAGTTTTGTGCTTGAAATTGCTCCCAAACCAAAGCTTGGTCAAGGTAACCAGCAGGTGTTGGTTTGGAGAAGTGAAAGTGTATGTTGTTAATTGAATAATTGGAGAAAGAGGAGTCTGTGGAAGTGGTGAAAATGTGAAGATCGTGGCCTCTTTTGGCAAGGGCAAGGTGGAGTGTGAGAGCATGGCGTTCAAGCCCACCTGCATGAGATTTCTGTGGCCATTTCTTGACAAAAAGTGCAATCTTAAGGAACTTTGAAGGTGGCTCTGAGGAAAACATAAGGTGGTTCCATGCAAAAGGATATGAAAGGAGATTTATTGGTTGGTTTTGCTTTTGTACTATTACTTGGTATGGTGAATTATGGCATTGGCTGCAACAATGACTCCAAGAGAGAGATAAGATGATAGAGCAGATGGAAAGAATGATAATAATGTAGCAGAAACAGTGAAAACTGAATAAAGAACCTCGATCCTTTGCCATGGACATTTGATTTGAGGAAAGGAATGTTAATTATTAGACAAGAAAAAGTCATGATTTGTATGATTAGTTTTAAGCACGAGCATAGGGGGACAAGAAAGTAGAGATGAAGAAACCTATCACATGGTGACTTGGCCTCAGCACAGTAAGACCGTAGACTTTTGATAATTTAGTGATGTATATAATTAGGCTTGCTTGAACGGCAATGTTGCTTTAACAAAAGTAACTGAAGCAAACCAATATTCAGCATTGTTTATTATTGCTGGCAAGTGTTCTAATTCTGCATGTCATCTtttaatattcataaaatatcattttgtatACTATAACCCTTAACTAGTAAAGGCATATATCATCGCACTTGAATCTAGTACAAACACAGAACGACCTCAATAAGGATTTTGTTATTTCATATTTGAGTGTTGCTACTTCTTGGTCTTCTTAATCTTGAACCATGTTTAAAATCCTCTGACTTCTTCGGTTTGATAACGAGTACACTTGTAGAGAAGCCTTCGCATATGGCCAAAACATAGCATTCATATACGCATTCATATGCGtgatgtaaaaatattaaatactttacAATATGAATCAGTAACTCTTATGGCCACTTCGGACTCAATAAGGTTACGCAAATAGTTCAATTTAAAGTTACTCCTCAGCATATCAAACctcaaacaaattgaagtcTTATGTAACAATCTCAATTCGATACAACTCACATATATGATGTGGGAAATAAAGCACCTTTTGAGCATCAAAGTTCACATATATTCATACAGGTatgagtaataaaaaaaatatattaaatacatCATAAATCAATCTAATGTCTACTCAGAACTCAATAAAATTACACACTACAATTTAATTGAATTCACACCTCAACGCCTCAAACCTTATCAAATTAAGGTTTGGTATGACAATTTTGAGTTTAACATAACTCACATATATAATGTGGGGCATGGAACATCTTTTAGGCGTTCAAGCTCCCACATATTCATACACATATGTTGCtgtaaaaacattaaatattttacattatgaATCACTCCTATTTAATGTGAGAAATAGAACGCCTGCTTATTTGGCTTTCAAAGTATTTACATGtagtcaaaccattattttatcaTCATGAGGAgtcattatcattaattttagaAGATCCAATGCTCAACCAACGTGAACTCACCTATACTAGCCTACAGCTAATTCTTACTAacactttaaattaattaaaaaataatgaataaatattaaattttttaccaTTTTGATTCAATAAGCGTTTTAAAAGGTTTCATTTTAACTTCGTGCCTTATATTTGTGTAGAAAACATAAAAcctattaaaaagtaaaatgtcTAAAAAATAGCTTATATTGTTTTCTCGCATGCGTGCGTGTGTGGTTCATGGATACTATAAAGAAACCATAAGAGACATTTTTATCAAGATATTTATAGACTCGAGTCTGGTCAGCTAAACTTAACAATGACTCGAGTAGTAGGTGTTACTCACGGTCCATGGCTTATTCTAATGTTTCGTCCTTCAAACTAACCCATCTTACACTCTAAATTTACCTACCCTGATGATATAATTTCTACTACCCCTATTGTTGCCATTCCAATCATGTGTGCTTTTCTATCACGAGAAGTTATGGTACTATATTTTAACAATAAGcctaactattttattttttgtagaaCAGCATAAACCTACGTATTTGAAGATGGCTCCATTCTCGCATTCTTGTTATACAAAAAGTTTAAACTTAATAATCCTAACTC of the Glycine max cultivar Williams 82 chromosome 13, Glycine_max_v4.0, whole genome shotgun sequence genome contains:
- the LOC100305702 gene encoding uncharacterized protein LOC100305702, whose translation is MKKEDTVKLISAEGFEFVVDKEAAMVSQTIHNMLTSPGSFAERQHGEVTFPEISTTILEKICQYFYWHLQFASGKETEFPIEPELTLELMMAANYLHT
- the LOC100797831 gene encoding uncharacterized protein → MSMAKDRGSLFSFHCFCYIIIILSICSIILSLSWSHCCSQCHNSPYQVIVQKQNQPINLLSYPFAWNHLMFSSEPPSKFLKIALFVKKWPQKSHAGGLERHALTLHLALAKRGHDLHIFTTSTDSSFSNYSINNIHFHFSKPTPAGYLDQALVWEQFQAQNSTSKPFDIVHTESVGLRYTRSRYVTNLAVTWHGIAYETFHSDIIQELLRTPQEPQTKALTERAVKVVEEVKFFPNYAHHVATSDHAGDILKRVYMIPEERVHIILNGVDQHIFRPNVSKGKDFKKRHGIPDSKSLVIGLAGRLVKDKGHPLMFEALKQIIEENSTFQESSMVVVAGDGPWGARYTDLGANMLVLGPLEQAELASFYNAIDVFVNPTLRAQGLDHTLLEAMLTGKPVMATRLASIIGSVIVGNEMGYTFAPTVSALKKAIYELWVSGREVLDKKGHVALQRGVQLFTATKMVYAYERLFLCLSSVTHEEHFCEYQP